A stretch of Henckelia pumila isolate YLH828 chromosome 4, ASM3356847v2, whole genome shotgun sequence DNA encodes these proteins:
- the LOC140864865 gene encoding protein EI24 homolog yields the protein MDARLRNLMGITPKLKQASVLWLEGFREACCLHRVVIYCLRSKELAIRTGQCFLLNGFIFLGSILVLRSVVIPTIEWLLPDPHIYMEEPCWGIFRFYSYLRFGLIQLFYVFWFYPMYIFSFILSTIWYNDIAKYGFFAIENYQTSGSRSSGQKDTRDPLAKTNSDTATDIEGVMIGIAEQIYSILLLSFFFLQVFVTGFVPYIGKVLNFLLLSWMYAYYCFEYKWNYSGLSLDKRLDFFESNWPFFAGFGSPCVLAVFFYSPLVSYGVMAILYPLFVLTATGSEADKVIASQRKKWKGAGLGRVPIFVSADYLSLKVLSFFPNEHRPQKVHDQ from the exons atGGATGCGAGATTAAGAAATTTGATGGGCATCACGCCGAAGTTAAAGCAGGCTTCAGTACTGTGGCTGGAGGGTTTCAGGGAAGCTTGCTGTCTTCATCGTGTCGTCATCTACTGTCTCAG GTCTAAAGAACTTGCCATCCGGACCGGGCAGTGTTTCCTCTTGAATGGTTTCATTTTCTTGGGGAG TATATTGGTTTTAAGATCAGTTGTCATTCCTACTATCGAGTGGTTATTGCCCGACCCACACATTTACATGGAAGAACCATGTTGGGGTATTTTCAGATTCTATTCCTACTTACGATTTGGACTGATCCAACTCTTCTAT GTGTTCTGGTTCTACCCAATGTACATATTCAGCTTTATTCTTAGCACCATctg GTACAATGACATTGCAAAGTATGGTTTTTTTGCCATTGAGAATTACCAAACTTCTGGTTCTAGGTCATCTGGCCAGAAGGACACGCGTGATCCCTTGGCCAAAACTAACAGTGATACAGCAACTGACATAGAGGG CGTAATGATTGGGATAGCCGAACAGATCTATTCAATACTGCTGTTGAGTttcttcttccttcaa GTATTTGTTACTGGATTCGTTCCGTACATTGGAAAGGTCCTTAATTTTCTGCTCCTTTCTTGGATGTATGCGTATTATTGTTTTGA GTATAAATGGAATTATTCTGGTTTGAGTTTGGACAAACGGCTGGACTTCTTCGAATCCAACTGGCCATTTTTTGCCGGTTTTG GGAGCCCGTGTGTCCTGGCAGTATTCTTTTACTCTCCCCTTGTGAGCTATGGGGTTATGGCAATACTCTATCCATTA TTTGTTTTGACTGCCACAGGCTCGGAAGCAGACAAAGTCATTGCTTCTCAAAGAAAGAAATGGAAAGGTGCAGGATTGGGAAGGGTTCCGATATTTGTTTCTGCTGATTACTTATC GTTGAAAGTGTTGTCTTTCTTCCCCAACGAGCATCGCCCGCAGAAAGTGCACGATCAGTAA